DNA from Musa acuminata AAA Group cultivar baxijiao chromosome BXJ1-5, Cavendish_Baxijiao_AAA, whole genome shotgun sequence:
cattatcaaggtattttaccttcccttgatttgtcttcacctcaattattcctttcccttccacttgaatTTGCTTGCTATCTcgaagtctaactttcaacttgtgagtttcatcaatatctctaaatattgattttatgcttgacatatgattagaatatccactatccagaaaccaaatatcatttgagatattatgaacatgtgaatgagtcataaacaacttactattttcttcaattttctccatatagcttgcttgcttttctcttttccagcaatctgccttaatgtgaccaaactttttacaataatgacattgaattccacttttgtaattttttttatcataatttgattgcccatGTTCATCATGCCGATCAAAGTGttctcttcctcttctatttcctctaccacgaaatcctcctctgccacgtcctcttcctgttgattttttgtcttcttttgaagtagaagactcccctgaaatgttttttcttcacttttttcaagtgatctATTCAACCTTCATGTGATtgcaaggaaccaattagttcatcaaatgaataagtagataaatcttttgattcctcaattgcggcaacaacatgatcaaatttcggagttaaacttctcaaaacttttgcaataattatatgatcaggaagatgttcactataagatttcatttgactaataatttcagtcactcgagaaagaaaatcttgcaccgattcattgcttttcatgaacaaaatttcaaactcacgacggagggtttgaagttttaccgtaatcacccttgatgagccttgaaattcattttgaagtatcaaccaagcttgttttgaggttgtcgctgctgcaattaTTGAGAAGATcatctcatgtacagcttgttgaatgaagaacaatgcctttgagtccttctttctattctccctcagcttgATTTCGTCATTTAGATGTGCAtattcattctctattaagtcccaaagatcttgagacttgaatagagtcttcatattgatactccaaaattcatagcttttgcccgaGAAAATTAGGATAAGGAGTTGAGACATGAAATTAccgttaaaagccataatgcccagttcagattgaaactaggctctgataccacaaatgttgggaaCAAATGTTGGGAAtgaaggagcaaggaaaaaacagaatactacgatacgagtaaaaagaatccttttgactcaagaaaactaatgtagtattaaaaacaggaggattgataagaactctgataccaaatgcacacagactctctatctatctgtctctaTCTCTATGCCTCGttacatgaactacggtcctatttataggactagtgacaaccaccctataactactagatcatgaggtagttattgaaaccaccttataactactagatcatgattgaggtggttatttAAATTATcctgtaaccactaaatcatgatagATAACTAAAGATCAAACACTAATTCACTATCGCCCACCCAAGTCAAAGTCAACGATTCAATCTTTCGCTCGGTCTAGTTCGGTGACAGTTTACCAACCTGCGGGGAGATAGAGATGGAAGAGAGGTCGGAGACGGCAGCGCAGACCACGTCCGCGTCCGCGTCCGCGTCCAACTCATCCCGGGCGCTGCAGCCGTCACGATTGGAAGAGACGGGCGACGGAGCGCCACCGCCAGAAGATGCACTAATGTCTCCTGCCATCGATTATCTAGATCAAATCCAATCGATCACACGAGGCAGAACCTGTAAATTGATGACAGAGTGGAGAATGCAAAAACAATGGGGGTTTGGAAAGGAAACCTGAACTGCGAGGTCaaggaagagaagggagagaATGGGGAGGGAAGGGCCGCCTTCCGGAGTGAATCACAGCCGTTCCCCCTCAGTCCTGATGCCTCCTACAAACTGAAGAAATGATAGGATCCAACAGGAGTTTGCGCGGGGAAAACACCGCCAAAGGCCGCCCTATTTGTGCCCCTTTGGATCAAGACATGTTGCAATCACATCCCAAACAAACCCACCCTTTTCCCATGTACGATGTTTTCACGTATATAAACGCAAGTACGTATAAGCGTATGCGTGGATGTATATAATACGTATGCGTGTATACATCCAGTAATAATTAAGCCGTGGCTCTACACACTGCTCATTTATAACCTGTAATACTCGATCATCAAAAAGAGTACACATTTTGACTTAGTTTGCACAAATCGATCTCGAGCTTCTCCACCAAAAGACTGCTCATTTAGAAGTTCTCACACATCTATACTTGCAGAGAAAAGGAGTTCCAGGTACAACAAAGACATCTTCACACTGGCAATCATACACCATGCACGCTCATTACTTCACAGGTTGAGGCTTCTTCCTGGCCAAGAACAGAACAATCCGTGGGAAGAgtggtttcttcttcttcgtcttgttCCTAGCAGGTGCATCATGTTCTGCATTTTCTGGTTCAGGATGGACATGAACATCGGTTGCTTCCTTGCTACTGCTTTTTGGTTCACTACTCTGCTCAAAACTCCTCAGTGGaggatttatggtacctttagcTGCATCTGTAGCTCTTCTGCGCTGTTTGAGTTCGGCTCTCCATTTCCTCAACTCCTGTTCCGCACCCAATTTTCCTTCTTTCGCCTTCTCAGCTTTCTCAATAGCAACTCTCAGGGCTTGCTTGCACTGATCCATCTCCCTGTACGTTTGCTCCAGTCTCTCTATGCTACTTCGCTCTGATTTCTTGGCCACTTCAATTTGCGCCAGGGCAGCTGCAACCCTCTCGTGCGCAAGCTCCTCTGCTTCATGGGCTGTTTTgcaaagagttgagtactcatcTAATGGAAGGGTCACACCCGCAGGGGAGTCCGCGCCCCCCATGCCTGCAGCCTGCTCACTCTCTTGCAATGCCTTAACTCGTGCCATTGCCAGCTTCTCTGATGCTTTGGCAGCCTCTGTTTCCTTAAGAACCGCATGCAATTTGATCTGTGTGGTGCTTGAAGCAGCTTTTGCTTGCTCCGCTTCCTCCTTGGCCCTTCGTAGTTCATCTCGTGCCATCTGAGCAACTGATTTAGCTTGATCTGCCTCCTGAGCTGCTTGTTGCATTAATTTGGGAAGCTCCACCATCTTCTCTCTAGCTTCTTTTTCCTTCATCCGGACCACTTCCAGTTCTTGTCTTGTTCTATCAAGCTCAGCTTCAAGAGAAGAAACTGCTATGGATGCCATGCCTTCCATCTGTTTTAAGGTGGAAAGTGCTGCTTTCTCTGCATCAAGCTCAGTCTTGAGGGATGAAGCTGCGACACTAAGACAGTTAACCTCATCTTTGGCTTTCTCAATACTAGCCTTCACTTCTTCAAGCGCCTTTCTGGTTGAATCTATTGCTTGAATGGAGCTCGTAGTTCCCTTTGTTTCTTCCACATCATCTGGTATTTTCTCATTGTCGGTGCTCTCAGATTCTTGCTTCAGTTTTGCCTTCATATATGCCTCTAACTCAGCCTTGAAAGTCTGCAGCAAAGTGCAAGATGCATCTAGCTTCAGTTTAAGATCTTTTGTCAATGTAAGCTGCTGATTAAGCTGTTGCACCTCCTCTTCGGCCTGCTTCAATTCCTTTGCCCACGTAAAGCAATCTTGATCTCTCGCCAAGGCTGCACCAATCCTATGTTCTTCTGCTTCAAGATGTGCAACATGTGCTGATTCCAGTGATTCTTTTTTTGCAATGAGTTCTAGAGTAAGTTCCTCAACTGTCTTCTCAATGTCCTTTGCAGATGAAACTGCCTTCTCAGCCTTCCTCATTGCTATGTCCCTTTCACTGATCAATGAATCATATTCCCTTTGTAAAGCTTGCAAGTCGTCTTTTACTGACTTCAATTCAGCAACTGCTGCTTCATGTCTTTCTTTGGCAACCTCCAGTTGTGTTTTAGCTACAATGCTTGATTCATTGGCAATACCTTGCTCCAATTCCTTGACTCTCAGTTGGGCCAGTTCTGAGTCTTGTTTCGCCTGGGCCTCTTCTTTTCGAGCTCTATCTAGGTTCAGCTTTAGTTCTTCTATGATTCTCTTCATGCTTTCCAACTCCATCAGTACTTGGATTTTAGCCTCTTCCGAGGCTTCTGATTGTCTTTTGCACTCTGGAATTTCTTCTCGAATCTTCTCAAGTTCTGATTGAACATGCTTCTGTTTCTGCAAGGAGACAAAATCCTAAAACTTAGGTGCATCTTGATGTATTCTAAATTTCATTTGCAAAGTTCGATAGAAATGGTCTTGGAACACAACCTTACTAGGAAAAATAGCAAGAGATTCTACATGCTTCTACAAATGTGAAGCTCAGAACAGAAATTGAATCATGAGTTTGTCAATAAATATGAATGTGTCATTTTCATTAGTAAGTAATGCTTCACATTGGACCAAAGAGAAAGATGAAGGCCATTAAGAATGCAATGAACATGAACAAGATTGTAGTCTCATGCATCAAATTTTCACATAATCATCATCTCGGAGAATATTATTACCTCTAAATTATGAGCTTTATGAGCTTTCCAATCAATAATTCCTCCAAACTTGGTCACAACCTCCTTAACAGATTCAATAGGGGCAGCAGTGTCGACAAAGCCTCTGTTTGCATTGTCATCTTTTCTGTGTATAGAAGATTTAGTTGATTCTGGTGTTTTCTTTTGTGTATGTCTAAGAACCTGTATGTGACTGAGGTCAGAAGGCTGCAAAGATGGCCTCCCTTCAGTGTTTCTTGTCTCAGTGGATGCAGAAGAATCATTACTAATCTGAATGGGATCAACTTTGACAAAAGTCTCATTTTCATGCTTTGATATATTTTCCAGCTCTGCTTTTGATGCGTCCAAAGAATGAGATGGTAGATAAGTCACAGTTTCTGGTAACACAACCACAGCATCGTCAGTAGGAGTACCTGATATATTCAAGCTCTCCATAGTATTTGGTTTATTCTTGTCCATTGTTGAAGCATCAGGAATGTCTTGCAGAACTAGTGGTTCAGATTCTTCAACAACTGTCTGTTGCTGGTGATGACTATCAAAATTCTCAGCAATAGCTACATGTTGAGATGTGATATCCAGAAGGTTTTGCTGAACTGATGACACAGAATCCTCGACAGCACCTTCCTGCTTGCTATTTGTGTTGATATATTCACTCATAGGTATATAATTGTCTAATGGCGAAGGATCTGAAAGATATTGCTCATTTTTTGTCTCAAAAGCATGCATACCTTTTCCCTGCAAGCAACTATTGTCAGAATTCTTTTCAACAACTGTGGAAGTTAGAGATGCTGCAGAAGTTGGAAGACATTCTGTTGAAAAAGACATGGTCGTAGGGGAGACTCCAGATAAATCTGTGCAGGTATCCCTTGTTGCTTCCATTCACAAGTAGGATATATCTGACTCGGCTTCTCTATTCTACATCTGAAACAAATATacaagtatgaaagatttgtttGATGAAAGTTAGATTCAAGTAGATAGTTTATGTTGCTGTCAAGCACAACTTGTCGATAAATATGCCTATAACCATGTCAAAATGTGACTCATAAAAACAACATCAAATTAGGATGAAACCTACAAGTTTGATGTATGATGTCCACATCATCCACCTTCTGGTCTTAAAATACAACTGTCAGAGTATGCAATAACATACAGTACCTTTTATCTGAGCAATTTTTTTCTACTGTACCAATTGATGAGCAGACTAAAGTGAACTCAAATGCAAGGAACAAAACAAAGAATAAAAGCTATCATAGATCATTTCACAGGTTGTATTTCATGACAGAATACAGAAAAAATTCTTACTAAATTGAACATACCATGATCAGGAGTCCAATGTAATATATTGTTTTATTTACTATTTTTTATCATTTCTGCATCTATTATTCTGATAAGCATAGTTTTTAATTATCATCTTCAGAATCAACAACACTCAGATTCTTTAGCTCGAGTCTCAACCGAAAATTTCACAACAAAAGCCAAGATATCTTTCTGAACAGTCCATAGTCTGAATGCTAACTTTATACAACAATTTACTGGATTGATCACAAAATCCATCTGCATTTTTTTAAAAGTCAGCATAATTCTCTCAAAATATCACATGTAGTTACTATACATTATGTATCATTGAGCACACTAACAGCTAAAATCATGCCCAAAGTTTACTCTTGGGGAAGAAACAATTTCGTGGTTAATTAATTGCTGATcctaaaatatgaaaacaaaatgaACCAACTCTAAGGCGTGATTAATTTATGTCAAAGTACAAGACTATATTCTGGAACTATCAATCTCCATCATTATATGAGTTTAGTTTAGTTCCATCTTATTTGGCACCAATATATGAGTATCTTCACTTCCATTAATTTTTCGATGATCATGTAATTTACAATACAAGAGCAGTCATTGACTCTCCTGAGCAGAACTCAATGACAAAATCATTTATTCATTTATCAACCTTGAAACTCTGATATGTGATGTCCTCTACATTCCTCATGAAGGACATGATAACATCAATTACACCTTTCTAACCAGCTAATACCAACTGGAAATTTTGGCTACAGTACTAGAACAATCTAAAGGTGAAAGAAAGAGCGAAGTCATTATAGTCTATTCTTGAAGAAGCCCACCACAATATCTGCATGTAGCCTCTCAGTATAATGCACAGCAAAGTGTTCCAAAGAAGCTATCTAGTATGATGGTTGCCTTCATATTTCTTTCCAAATTTGTAAAGAGATTGCACTCCTAAACATTCAGTTAACACAATGGATGATAAATAGCCTAAAATCAGATCTGTACCACTTTAAATTTGGTACCAAAAGCCAATTGATGAAAGATCAAAAAGTGATAGAACCTAAAGCATGCCCTTGAAATGAAGCAAGTTTACCTTGAGTCTCCCAAAGTATTCATGATAGCTCCTAGAGTAACAGAATAAGTCAGGGTTCAAGGTTTTTCCAACAGATAAAAGACATGATCATTGGGTAGATAATCAAGATAAATTATACGTCATGATCCCTACTGATAAAAGAAGTAACATGTCAAAACTAACATACCATAAGATGTTTCCCTCCCTTAACAACTAGTGATACTttggtcagctaattcttgaagGATGTTAACGATGATCTAACTGCAAACAAATTATGTGTAATACAGAGAAAAATCGGCTAGACAAAAGATGAAAAGGAGGTACTGCCTCTTTGCTGATGGAAGCACCAAAGATAAGCTCAAACTACTGATACGAATATTCAGCAAGATATGTTCTTGGAATCTGCATCATCCCCAAGCGGTTGCGAAGGTTTTGTGATGAGACCCACttgatcaacaaaaaaaaaaaaaaatccaaaagggTCCAAACATTGACCATGTCCTAAAAGCAAGAACCCACCAAGAAATAGCCCATCACGCAACAAGATCTTCCCACGATCCCATGAACACGCTCCGAACGAGACATTTTTTGGGTTTAAACCGAAAGAAAAGGCAGAAGGCAATCCTCGAACATGCACTAAAGCTCCCATACATCATCTCCACAAATCGGAGTTCTTCCATCTTCCTACCTAGCCATCTAAGCATCTGAATTCCGAACAACCACTAGAATCCAAAACCTAAACTCCAAAAAGATCAACCATCTTTCATAGCCAAAGTTGACTCAATCCAAACTTCCTAACAACGACAAAGATTTTCATCTGAATTCTAGTAAGGTTTAAAACACCAGTATAATCCAAAATCTGATGCCCTTCTTCGACAACCAAAAGCAACACCTTGACTCAAACTTGCTACCGCACAAGACTAATTCTCATCCAaaccaaaaagaagaagattaGTACAAGTCAAAAGCCGATCGAAGAGGAGGAAAGAAACAGCATACGTACTCGGATCCTCCCTATCTATCAGGAAGAGACGGTCCAAGCCCACACACACAGCAGAACAAAGAAATCATCCGGACTGGGAGGAGACGGAGTCGGCAAAAAGCAGGCATTCAAGAACAGCGGCGCCAATCACGGGCTAGAGGAGCAGGTGATCCCTCCGGCCCCTCTTCCTCGACCTCTCATCATTCAATTCTCCTCCTAcgacttcctcctccttcctcttcgtcGATAGGCAAAACATTCCTGCTTTATTGTCATCACGATAAAATGTCTCTTCatattctttatttcctcctctctttttttgtttttttttattttccggTGTGTTGACCGCACTCGGTGggccccaatgagaggcccacttGGTCTGAGTTGACGACACGGCGCCACCTCACCGCCTGAGCCGCACGAAAGAGGAGATAGCGATCCGCATATACGCTTTGTGCGTTAATGTTTTCCGCCGTACGCGTCAGAGGGGCAATCGATGAACGGATGAGATTTTGGATCCGTAGGATATTTATGCGGACAATCGATGAGACTTGGAGATTGCATAGCAGGGTTTTGGTGTTTATTTGGAACTGGTCATCATGGGGATGTCATGATGAGATTAACGCTATATGAAAATTTGTGATGGAGGCGATGGCCGGTCCAACCATGCTACGTTCGAATGGTCGATGtcaggaaaaggaaaagaaatcgatattaaaagaatattatttCTGATATTAAATACCTCTGCAAACAGtgtattaattttaattattctgATTGGTTGATGATTTTTGGAGAGAAAGTTTTCCCTCTCCTTTATTTCAAATGTCGTAGAATGATCTTTATGGGTCCTCTTTAGACTCTTGAAAGCTTTAACTGAttctcctttatatatatatatatatatatatatatatatatatatatataatcatgcaTAACACTCAATTTGCTACATGTTTAGTAGCTTCACTACTACACTagacatataaatatataaataatagtcCAAATTAGGACGTCTACAAATTTGGCTGCCCCCCTTCCCTGGCTTTAGATGAGAACAAGCAGACCCATATGATTAATACGGCATCGGAGGCAACTCAACTGAAGACaaaggaagaagatgatggaGGAGAAAACGTGGAAATGTGGCAAAGACTTTGTGGAATGGGGGCTATG
Protein-coding regions in this window:
- the LOC103985268 gene encoding protein WEAK CHLOROPLAST MOVEMENT UNDER BLUE LIGHT 1 isoform X2, which gives rise to MEATRDTCTDLSGVSPTTMSFSTECLPTSAASLTSTVVEKNSDNSCLQGKGMHAFETKNEQYLSDPSPLDNYIPMSEYINTNSKQEGAVEDSVSSVQQNLLDITSQHVAIAENFDSHHQQQTVVEESEPLVLQDIPDASTMDKNKPNTMESLNISELENISKHENETFVKVDPIQISNDSSASTETRNTEGRPSLQPSDLSHIQVLRHTQKKTPESTKSSIHRKDDNANRGFVDTAAPIESVKEVVTKFGGIIDWKAHKAHNLEKQKHVQSELEKIREEIPECKRQSEASEEAKIQVLMELESMKRIIEELKLNLDRARKEEAQAKQDSELAQLRVKELEQGIANESSIVAKTQLEVAKERHEAAVAELKSVKDDLQALQREYDSLISERDIAMRKAEKAVSSAKDIEKTVEELTLELIAKKESLESAHVAHLEAEEHRIGAALARDQDCFTWAKELKQAEEEVQQLNQQLTLTKDLKLKLDASCTLLQTFKAELEAYMKAKLKQESESTDNEKIPDDVEETKGTTSSIQAIDSTRKALEEVKASIEKAKDEVNCLSVAASSLKTELDAEKAALSTLKQMEGMASIAVSSLEAELDRTRQELEVVRMKEKEAREKMVELPKLMQQAAQEADQAKSVAQMARDELRRAKEEAEQAKAASSTTQIKLHAVLKETEAAKASEKLAMARVKALQESEQAAGMGGADSPAGVTLPLDEYSTLCKTAHEAEELAHERVAAALAQIEVAKKSERSSIERLEQTYREMDQCKQALRVAIEKAEKAKEGKLGAEQELRKWRAELKQRRRATDAAKGTINPPLRSFEQSSEPKSSSKEATDVHVHPEPENAEHDAPARNKTKKKKPLFPRIVLFLARKKPQPVK
- the LOC103985268 gene encoding protein WEAK CHLOROPLAST MOVEMENT UNDER BLUE LIGHT 1 isoform X4, whose amino-acid sequence is MDKNKPNTMESLNISGTPTDDAVVVLPETVTYLPSHSLDASKAELENISKHENETFVKVDPIQISNDSSASTETRNTEGRPSLQPSDLSHIQVLRHTQKKTPESTKSSIHRKDDNANRGFVDTAAPIESVKEVVTKFGGIIDWKAHKAHNLEKQKHVQSELEKIREEIPECKRQSEASEEAKIQVLMELESMKRIIEELKLNLDRARKEEAQAKQDSELAQLRVKELEQGIANESSIVAKTQLEVAKERHEAAVAELKSVKDDLQALQREYDSLISERDIAMRKAEKAVSSAKDIEKTVEELTLELIAKKESLESAHVAHLEAEEHRIGAALARDQDCFTWAKELKQAEEEVQQLNQQLTLTKDLKLKLDASCTLLQTFKAELEAYMKAKLKQESESTDNEKIPDDVEETKGTTSSIQAIDSTRKALEEVKASIEKAKDEVNCLSVAASSLKTELDAEKAALSTLKQMEGMASIAVSSLEAELDRTRQELEVVRMKEKEAREKMVELPKLMQQAAQEADQAKSVAQMARDELRRAKEEAEQAKAASSTTQIKLHAVLKETEAAKASEKLAMARVKALQESEQAAGMGGADSPAGVTLPLDEYSTLCKTAHEAEELAHERVAAALAQIEVAKKSERSSIERLEQTYREMDQCKQALRVAIEKAEKAKEGKLGAEQELRKWRAELKQRRRATDAAKGTINPPLRSFEQSSEPKSSSKEATDVHVHPEPENAEHDAPARNKTKKKKPLFPRIVLFLARKKPQPVK
- the LOC103985268 gene encoding protein WEAK CHLOROPLAST MOVEMENT UNDER BLUE LIGHT 1 isoform X3, with the protein product MHAFETKNEQYLSDPSPLDNYIPMSEYINTNSKQEGAVEDSVSSVQQNLLDITSQHVAIAENFDSHHQQQTVVEESEPLVLQDIPDASTMDKNKPNTMESLNISGTPTDDAVVVLPETVTYLPSHSLDASKAELENISKHENETFVKVDPIQISNDSSASTETRNTEGRPSLQPSDLSHIQVLRHTQKKTPESTKSSIHRKDDNANRGFVDTAAPIESVKEVVTKFGGIIDWKAHKAHNLEKQKHVQSELEKIREEIPECKRQSEASEEAKIQVLMELESMKRIIEELKLNLDRARKEEAQAKQDSELAQLRVKELEQGIANESSIVAKTQLEVAKERHEAAVAELKSVKDDLQALQREYDSLISERDIAMRKAEKAVSSAKDIEKTVEELTLELIAKKESLESAHVAHLEAEEHRIGAALARDQDCFTWAKELKQAEEEVQQLNQQLTLTKDLKLKLDASCTLLQTFKAELEAYMKAKLKQESESTDNEKIPDDVEETKGTTSSIQAIDSTRKALEEVKASIEKAKDEVNCLSVAASSLKTELDAEKAALSTLKQMEGMASIAVSSLEAELDRTRQELEVVRMKEKEAREKMVELPKLMQQAAQEADQAKSVAQMARDELRRAKEEAEQAKAASSTTQIKLHAVLKETEAAKASEKLAMARVKALQESEQAAGMGGADSPAGVTLPLDEYSTLCKTAHEAEELAHERVAAALAQIEVAKKSERSSIERLEQTYREMDQCKQALRVAIEKAEKAKEGKLGAEQELRKWRAELKQRRRATDAAKGTINPPLRSFEQSSEPKSSSKEATDVHVHPEPENAEHDAPARNKTKKKKPLFPRIVLFLARKKPQPVK
- the LOC103985268 gene encoding protein WEAK CHLOROPLAST MOVEMENT UNDER BLUE LIGHT 1 isoform X1: MEATRDTCTDLSGVSPTTMSFSTECLPTSAASLTSTVVEKNSDNSCLQGKGMHAFETKNEQYLSDPSPLDNYIPMSEYINTNSKQEGAVEDSVSSVQQNLLDITSQHVAIAENFDSHHQQQTVVEESEPLVLQDIPDASTMDKNKPNTMESLNISGTPTDDAVVVLPETVTYLPSHSLDASKAELENISKHENETFVKVDPIQISNDSSASTETRNTEGRPSLQPSDLSHIQVLRHTQKKTPESTKSSIHRKDDNANRGFVDTAAPIESVKEVVTKFGGIIDWKAHKAHNLEKQKHVQSELEKIREEIPECKRQSEASEEAKIQVLMELESMKRIIEELKLNLDRARKEEAQAKQDSELAQLRVKELEQGIANESSIVAKTQLEVAKERHEAAVAELKSVKDDLQALQREYDSLISERDIAMRKAEKAVSSAKDIEKTVEELTLELIAKKESLESAHVAHLEAEEHRIGAALARDQDCFTWAKELKQAEEEVQQLNQQLTLTKDLKLKLDASCTLLQTFKAELEAYMKAKLKQESESTDNEKIPDDVEETKGTTSSIQAIDSTRKALEEVKASIEKAKDEVNCLSVAASSLKTELDAEKAALSTLKQMEGMASIAVSSLEAELDRTRQELEVVRMKEKEAREKMVELPKLMQQAAQEADQAKSVAQMARDELRRAKEEAEQAKAASSTTQIKLHAVLKETEAAKASEKLAMARVKALQESEQAAGMGGADSPAGVTLPLDEYSTLCKTAHEAEELAHERVAAALAQIEVAKKSERSSIERLEQTYREMDQCKQALRVAIEKAEKAKEGKLGAEQELRKWRAELKQRRRATDAAKGTINPPLRSFEQSSEPKSSSKEATDVHVHPEPENAEHDAPARNKTKKKKPLFPRIVLFLARKKPQPVK